TGACCAGGGAATGTCCACGGCGGCGGCGCGCAGGGCGGCCTGCATGAGCGCCTCGCGCTCGGCTTCCGCCATGGCCGGGCCGCGCAGGCGCGCGAGGGCATCGGCCAGCGGCACGAGGTCGCCGGATCCACCCACCGATGCGTCATCGATGGCGCGCGGCACGCGGCGAAGCTGGAGCGGACCCTCCGCGAGGGGGCCGAGGCTCTGCCAGTAGCGCATCACCTGCCGCCACGGGACGCCACGCCCGGCCGTCTCGTCGCGCGCCACGTCCGCCTCCACCGCCCCGAAGCGGACAAGGATGCCGTCGCGGCCGATGATGTGGCCGCCGAAGGTCTCGTGTTCGCGCACGGCAGCGGCGGCTATGGCCAGCGCGGCGGGGGAGGGGGCGGTCACGCCGGTGGCGCGGCAAAGGCGGTCGACGGGGCTTGGGCGCTGCGGCGCAGCGGTGGCCGATCCTGCCGCGCAGGCAAGAATCAGGGCGAGGCTCAGCGCCGCCCCGAGACCCGTCTTGGCCGGCCGCGCGCCCCTCAGTTTCCCACCCATCCTCATGGCGCGAGACAAGCAGGATTCCGCCGGCTTGACGAGATCGTCATGACGCCTCGCCCGGTTGCGGGGAACCGCAGCGCCACTCCGCGCATTGTTCGCCCCGACCGACGGATCGCCGATCGGCTCACCTCCCGATGATGCGAGGCGCCGATGACCGCGACCCATGGCAAGGATCTGCGTACGGGCCGTTCGCCCTGGATGTCGCGGCCGCTCCGCGCGCTGCCGCAATCCGTGCCGAAGCGGGACCTGAAGGCCGATGTGATCGTGGTCGGCGCCGGCATTTCCGGCGCGCTTGTCGCGGACCTTCTCACCGATGCCGGCCTCATGGTCATCCTGTTCGACCGGCGGGGACCCTTGCTCGGCTCGACGCCCGCCTCGACGGCCCTCCTCCAGTACGAGATCGACACGCCGCTGACCCTGCTGACCGAGGCCATCGGCCGCGATCGTGCGG
This portion of the Phreatobacter oligotrophus genome encodes:
- a CDS encoding DUF2272 domain-containing protein — its product is MSRAMRMGGKLRGARPAKTGLGAALSLALILACAAGSATAAPQRPSPVDRLCRATGVTAPSPAALAIAAAAVREHETFGGHIIGRDGILVRFGAVEADVARDETAGRGVPWRQVMRYWQSLGPLAEGPLQLRRVPRAIDDASVGGSGDLVPLADALARLRGPAMAEAEREALMQAALRAAAVDIPWSAAFVSHVLLSAGVPRTRFAAAIAHLDYVAEAARRSAEEAEGRPTTSFYRACDPRRTAMRPGDLLCLHRHDAGSLATGGGYGDLMPALARGERPVWNLHCDIVVSRDNRRGTATIIGGNVLQSVARRDLRIDRRGALGAARPGPSCTGEARTGPLCRPEAAPWFVLLQAVDPSDP